One segment of Macaca fascicularis isolate 582-1 chromosome 4, T2T-MFA8v1.1 DNA contains the following:
- the LOC102117144 gene encoding histone H2B type 1-C/E/F/G/I, protein MPEPAKSAPAPKKGSKKAVTKAQKKDGKKRKRSRKESYSVYVYKVLKQVHPDTGISSKAMGIMNSFVNDIFERIAGEASRLAHYNKRSTITSREIQTAVRLLLPGELAKHAVSEGTKAVTKYTSSK, encoded by the coding sequence GAGCCGGCCAAGTCTGCTCCCGCCCCGAAGAAGGGCTCCAAGAAAGCGGTGACCAAGGCCCAGAAGAAGGATGGCAAGAAGCGCAAGCGCAGCCGCAAGGAGAGCTACTCCGTGTACGTGTACAAGGTGCTGAAACAGGTCCACCCCGACACCGGCATCTCTTCTAAGGCCATGGGGATCATGAACTCCTTCGTCAACGACATCTTTGAGCGCATTGCGGGTGAGGCTTCCCGCCTGGCGCATTACAACAAGCGCTCTACTATCACCTCTAGGGAGATTCAGACGGCCGTGCGCCTGCTGCTTCCGGGGGAGCTAGCCAAGCACGCGGTGTCGGAGGGCACCAAGGCCGTCACCAAGTACACCAGCTCCAAGTAA